The following are from one region of the Trichoderma breve strain T069 chromosome 5, whole genome shotgun sequence genome:
- a CDS encoding WD domain, g-beta repeat domain-containing protein yields MRQLIYDGLNKTAKEAKVKEVIGIAISTKDIITNAVQAVPQAALAWTGVCVALEMMQNPIAATKANRDGIEYVIKRMNMYWELSGVALKDNANDGLSGIRGELEAQIINLYKALLTYEIKSVCSYYRNRGSVLLRDIISLDDWNGDIQAIKAAERVFHDDFATFARLETASDIKQLVTHVKEQSTAQITKEDQQCMRDLRLSDPSDDKKRIEQTKGGLLQESYTWVLGNLEYQQWLDSEDSRLLWIKGDPGKGKTMLLCGIINELSSQSSHSGHGVCYFFCQATDQQLNNSSAALRGLIFMLAKQQPSLISHIRKKYDEAGKKLFEGLNTWIALSDIFTAILQDPTLKSTYLIIDAIDECASDFEKLLDLIVHATGINAGVKWIVSSRNWPKIEERLRLAEQKVKLSLELNAESISSAVNFYIEKKVHQLSDLKGYDERTYSEIRDYLFNNANDTFLWVALVCQNLTRYPRWKVLKMLNTFPPGLDSLYERMIEQMTTINDSSDSSDSIDSSDISLCKQILAVMMSVYRPITLQELGCLIEIPEDLKLSTDIEFLREIVALCGSFLTIREDIVYFIHQSAKDHLSKNDHVLFPLSLKDTHHNIFSRSLRAMNKILRKNIYDLKDPAYLTGNDISMPHAGPDPLSPIRYSCIHWVDHIRDKNALGRDDLGDDGIVSSFLRKHLLHWFEALSLIQHVSAGVVSIAMLETILTTYSSALVFSPMKSLVRQAFHREIPSWIQEEPAVKDNWSPCLQTLEGHTAWVTSVAFSADHKHIASGSKDNTVKIWDAVTGVCLQTLEGHTDWVTSVIFLPNSEQVASGSVDETIKIWNAATGNCDESLEGHTGAVQSVAVLSDNQIVSVSHDQTIKIWDILTSACIMTIRGHDEYITSVATFANGNIATGSGDATIKIWDSSTGTCVQTLKGHIAWICSVAFLNSQQVISGSDDETIKVWDIATGECVQTLRHTDSIWSLAIVAPGHVASGSDDMINIWDVATGACIQTLQGHTDYIKSIATISPDQIVSGSHDGTIKIWDLSIGTSEKIFDSNSRLVQSTALSLDGRQVASGLTDDRIKVWDVETGTCIQTLEGHSDFVTSIIFLKHGQIASASWDGMVKVWQVDTGACVQTLKADGAVYSIASSANSKYIALGLKKKVEIWNVTKGKCSWILDDTGFVSSLAFSMDSQQLVLGSGTFENKITIWDIATERCTHTLAGHSEILSVAFSSDGRYVASASADSIVKVWDLAEETCVQTLEIGIIHRLSFDPAANHIYSDIGMIDLDKHQGRDQGRDQGRDQDRDQDRDQDQGQDSRSVATRGYGLDRNHEWITKGGRPLLWLPVEYRSFTSVIVESSIVFCKSDRILIIKFLDPRPDI; encoded by the exons ATGCGGCAGCTCATCTATGATGGCTTGAACAAGACGGCGAAAGAGGCAAAGGTAAAAGAAGTCATTGGCATCGCTATTTCAACAAAGGATATCATCACCAATGCTGTTCAGGCTGTCCCACAAGCCGCCCTTGCCTGGACCGGTGTATGCGTGGCGCTTGAG ATGATGCAAAACCCTATAGCGGCAACAAAGGCCAACCGTGATGGTATCGAATATGTTATCAAGAGAATGAACATGTACTGGGAATTATCTGGTGTTGCCTTAAAAGATAATGCCAATGATGGCCTTTCGGGCATCCGGGGCGAGCTGGAAGCCCAAATAATTAATCTTTACAAAGCGCTCCTCACATATGAGATAAAAAGCGTCTGCTCATACTACCGCAACCGTGGTTCTGTATTGCTACGCGATATAATTAGCCTCGATGACTGGAACGGCGATATACAAGCTATCAAAGCCGCGGAGCGTGTCTTTCATGACGATTTCGCAACATTTGCGAGGCTAGAAACGGCCTCCGATATTAAACAGCTGGTCACTCATGTGAAGGAACAGTCTACTGCCCAGATAACAAAGGAAGACCAGCAATGTATGAGGGATTTGCGCCTAAGCGATCCTTCCGATGACAAAAAACGTATCGAGCAGACCAAGGGCGGTCTATTACAGGAATCATATACCTGGGTTCTGGGCAATCTCGAATACCAGCAATGGCTGGATTCAGAAGACAGCCGATTGCTTTGGATTAAAGGGGATCCTGGCAAAGGCAAGACTATGTTACTTTGTGGTATCATCAACGAACTCAGCAGTCAATCAAGCCATTCGGGTCATGGTGTATGCTACTTTTTCTGTCAGGCTACCGACCAACAACTCAACAACTCTTCTGCTGCCTTACGTGGCCTAATCTTTATGCTTGCGAAACAGCAGCCATCACTTATTTCTCATATACGAAAGAAGTACGACGAGGCtggcaagaagctcttcgAGGGACTAAATACTTGGATCGCCTTGTCAGATATATTTACCGCTATTCTCCAGGATCCAACGTTAAAGAGCACATATTTGATCATTGATGCTATCGATGAATGCGCATCCGACTTTGAGAAATTATTGGACCTAATCGTGCACGCCACTGGCATCAATGCTGGTGTGAAGTGGATTGTGTCCAGCCGAAACTGGCCTAAGATAGAGGAGCGACTACGACTCGCTGAACAAAAAGTTAAACTGAGTTTGGAGCTCAATGCAGAGTCTATATCTAGCGCCGTCAACTTCTATATCGAGAAAAAGGTTCACCAGTTATCAGATCTAAAGGGCTACGATGAAAGGACCTACAGCGAAATCAGGGACTACCTCTTCAACAATGCAAATGATACATTTCTCTGGGTGGCATTAGTCTGTCAGAATCTCACAAGATATCCACGATGGAAAGTTCTTAAGATGTTGAACACTTTTCCACCAGGCCTCGATTCTCTATACGAACGCATGATAGAACAGATGACAACCATAAACGATAGTAGCGATAGTAGCGATAGTATCGATAGTAGCGATATCAGTCTCTGCAAGCAAATACTGGCCGTCATGATGAGCGTATATCGTCCTATTACGCTACAGGAACTCGGTTGCCTCATCGAAATCCCAGAGGACCTGAAACTTTCGACTGACATCGAATTTCTAAGGGAGATTGTGGCGCTCTGCGGGTCATTTTTGACCATCCGGGAAGACATTGTTTACTTTATTCACCAGTCTGCTAAAGACCATCTCTCTAAGAATGACCATGTCCTATTTCCTCTCAGTCTGAAGGACACGCACCACAACATCTTTTCTCGTTCGCTACGAGCCATGAACAAGATTTTAAGGAAGAACATTTACGACCTGAAAGACCCTGCATACCTCACGGGAAATGACATTAGCATGCCACATGCAGGTCCAGATCCTCTGTCCCCCATTCGATACTCCTGTATACACTGGGTCGACCATATTAGGGATAAAAACGCCCTCGGAAGGGACGATCTTGGAGACGACGGTATCGTATCGTCGTTCCTCAGGAAGCATTTACTTCACTGGTTTGAGGCTTTAAGTCTCATACAACACGTGTCAGCCGGCGTCGTCTCGATAGCAATGCTTGAGACCATACTCACA ACATACTCATCTGCATTAGTATTCAGCCCTATGAAGAGCCTAGTACGACAAGCCTTCCATCGAGAAATCCCATCGTGGATACAGGAGGAGCCAGCAGTCAAAGATAATTGGAGCCCTTGTTTACAGACGCTAGAGGGCCATACCGCTTGGGTGACTTCAGTAGCCTTCTCAGCAGATCACAAACATATTGCTTCAGGATCGAAGGATAATACCGTCAAGATATGGGACGCCGTTACAGGAGTATGCCTCCAAACCCTCGAAGGACACACTGATTGGGTAACTTCAGTAATTTTCTTGCCAAACAGTGAGCAAGTTGCGTCGGGGTCAGTTGATGAAACTATCAAGATCTGGAATGCAGCAACAGGCAATTGCGATGAGTCGCTTGAAGGCCACACTGGTGCAGTTCAGTCTGTAGCCGTCTTGTCAGATAATCAGATCGTCTCCGTATCACACGATCAAACAATCAAGATCTGGGATATTTTAACAAGCGCTTGCATCATGACAATCAGGGGACATGACGAATATATCACATCAGTAGCTACCTTTGCAAACGGCAATATCGCTACAGGATCAGGCGATGCGACCATCAAGATATGGGATTcaagtaccggtacatgtGTTCAGACACTAAAGGGCCATATTGCGTGGATATGCTCGGTGGCTTTCCTGAATAGCCAGCAAGTTATCTCGGGGTCGGATGATGAGACCATCAAGGTCTGGGATATAGCTACAGGGGAGTGTGTTCAGACACTAAGACATACCGATTCTATCTGGTCACTAGCTATTGTGGCGCCTGGTCACGTTGCTTCGGGATCAGACGACATGATCAATATCTGGGATGTAGCTACAGGCGCGTGTATTCAGACACTACAAGGGCACACCGATTATATCAAGTCGATAGCTACTATATCCCCTGATCAGATTGTGTCAGGTTCACATGATGGAACAATCAAGATTTGGGACCTATCCATAGGCACGAGCGAGAAAATCTTTGACAGCAATAGTCGTCTTGTTCAATCAACGGCTTTGTCGTTAGATGGGCGACAAGTCGCTTCAGGCTTAACGGATGACAGAATCAAGGTCTGGGATGTGGAAACAGGCACCTGTATCCAGACACTCGAGGGTCATAGCGACTTTGTGACGTCCATCATCTTTCTTAAGCACGGTCAGATTGCCTCAGCCTcatgggatgggatggtTAAAGTCTGGCAGGTTGATACAGGCGCTTGTGTTCAGACACTCAAGGCTGATGGAGCGGTCTACTCAATAGCCTCCTCGGCAAACAGCAAGTATATCGCTTTgggtttaaaaaaaaaggtcgAGATTTGGAACGTGACTAAGGGCAAGTGTAGCTGGATTCTTGATGACACAGGTTTTGTCAGTTCACTCGCCTTCTCTATGGATTCTCAACAGCTGGTCTTGGGATCGGGTACTTTTGAGAATAAGATTACGATCTGGGATATCGCTACAGAAAGATGCACTCATACACTCGCGGGCCATAGCGAAATATTATCAGTGGCCTTTTCTTCGGACGGGCGATATGTTGCCTCGGCATCCGCGGACAGCATAGTCAAAGTCTGGGATTTGGCTGAAGAAACGTGCGTCCAAACACTCGAAATTGGCATAATACACCGCCTTTCATTTGACCCGGCGGCGAACCACATCTATAGTGACATCGGCATGATAGATCTGGATAAACACCAAGGCCGGGACCAAGGCCGGGACCAAGGCCGGGACCAAGATCGGGACCAAGATCGGGACCAAGATCAGGGTCAGGATTCGAGGTCTGTTGCCACTAGAGGATACGGCTTAGATAGGAATCACGAGTGGATTACGAAGGGCGGGAGACCTCTCCTGTGGTTGCCCGTGGAATATCGATCCTTTACTTCGGTCATCGTGGAATCCTCAATTGTTTTCTGCAAGTCGGACCGTATTcttataataaagtttttagACCCACGGCCAGATATATAG
- a CDS encoding ferritin-like domain-containing protein, with translation MIFKAKLNCAGLFALSNLLPVQAIPREYTPTTTFSAAETVTPAVVTQSNVTSHGPYTGPPATTTGALSTSVLASAIRPRPPAPGSFNYTADGKLHGPEPAPFTPNGGIGTNGSAPVYRVQSDYDYQSLALALYQEWIELDLFHWGLKNFTAKQFEANGINAKDRFLIEYMADQEIGHATVLTNMLGPQAPKQCTYNYPVSNVREFIDFNQKLTRWGEAGVYGFLPHLNSGPAAQLLLQSITIEARQQLIFRQFGGQFPMPEWHTPGIPQSWAWSLLAPYISSCPLNQTRLVWQNFPALYILNQPNPARINASAAFNETTGAITQNRSIPLSYPGRQVFLRWDNPGRLVGPNNSYVTSTTVRRPRFAAWVSQLNVTYSPLLNVSRRGNTAFTFQPNVSTWDHDPAINGTMFLALTDTNLPVTPYNLSLINPHVAALAVYQAG, from the exons atgATTTTCAAGGCGAAACTCAATTGCGCCGGGCTTTTTGCCCTCTCGAACCTGCTGCCAGTCCAGGCTATCCCGAGAGAATACACTCCAACAACTACCTTTTCTGCCGCTGAAACTGTGACTCCAGCTGTGGTGACTCAAAGCAATGTTACCTCTCATGGCCCCTATACCGGACCGCCAGCAACTACCACCGGTGCACTCTCAACTTCGGTCTTAGCCTCTGCTATACGCCCTCGTCCTCCTGCTCCGGGGTCATTCAATTACACAGCTGATGGCAAGCTTCATGGCCCCGAGCCTGCGCCGTTTACTcccaacggcggcatcggGACTAATGGTTCTGCTCCAGTATACCGAGTCCAAAGTGACTACGACTATCAGTCACTCGCCTTGGCTCTCTACCAGGAATGGATAGAACTCGACTTGTTTCACTGGGGTTTAAAGAATTTCACGGCCAAACAGTTTGAGGCGAACGGGATCAATGCCAAGGACAGGTTCCTCATTGAGTACATGGCCGACCAGGAGATTGGACATGCCACTGTTCTCACCAACATGCTCGGTCCCCAGGCACCTAAGCAGTGTACTTACAACTATCCTGTTTCCAATGTCCGGGAATTCATCGATTTTAATCAAAAACTTACACGGTGGGGAGAAGCGGGTGTTTACGGCTTTCTACCGCACTTGAACTCGGGGCCGGCTGCCCAGTTACTGCTCCAGAGCATCACGATTGAAGCTCGCCAGCAACTCATCTTTCGTCAGTTCGGCGGGCAGTTCCCCATGCCGGAATGGCATACACCTGGAATACCCCAGAGCTGGGCATGGTCTCTGTTAGCGCCATACATCTCAAGTTGCCCATTAAACCAGACAAGACTGGTGTGGCAGAACTTCCCAGCGCTGTATATCCTCAATCAGCCCAATCCAGCTCGCATCAATGCCTCTGCCGCTTTCAACGAGACGACTGGCG CAATCACCCAAAATCGCAGCATCCCTCTTTCATATCCGGGCCGCCAGGTTTTCTTGCGCTGGGACAACCCGGGGCGGTTGGTTGGACCAAACAACAGCTATGTGACTTCTACCACGGTGAGACGGCCCAGATTTGCGGCTTGGGTATCGCAACTGAACGTCACATACTCGCCACTACTCAACGTGAGCAGACGAGGCAATACGGCGTTCACGTTCCAACCCAATGTGTCGACATGGGATCATGATCCGGCCATCAATGGGACAATGTTCCTCGCACTGACGGATACAAACCTCCCTGTCACGCCATACAACTTGAGTCTTATCAATCCTCATGTCGCCGCTCTTGCGGTGTATCAGGCCGGTTAG